The following DNA comes from Rhinatrema bivittatum chromosome 17, aRhiBiv1.1, whole genome shotgun sequence.
aacaaaaaacaacattgATGGTCtaacatatacaataaaatacttaagaacaaataaaattaaaggcAAAAACAGCAAACACTATAAACCTAGCTAAAGAAAAAGATTgtatggcccatctaatctgcccatgcgcccaactaatttagctttacaattcctatcactccctcagaaatcccctgtatttatcccacaaTTTcgtgaattcagatactattttcaTCTCCACCACCTGCACTGGGAGgccatctctgtaaagaaatattccctaagattactcctgagcctaccccctttcagtctcatctcatgcCCCCTCGCGTTCTAGAGCCTCCGttctgttgaaaaaggctcacttcctgtgcatggaaacctttgagaaatTAGAGTATCTcgtatctcccctttcctctgatTTGGCTCTCATTCTTATATCAGAAGGTGGCCAAGGGAGTGCTAAgctggaggaggttttctgttgCACATGGATGTGATCTCACTGCTCGTGGTTGGTGCCTTCAGCACTGTCACTAGACCGGGGTTCTTCTTTAGGAAACGTTCTTTCCCGATACACGGAAGAAAGCCTACGTAAAACAGGACTTTGCTGCTATATGGACTGTCCGTTCATAAGAGAGTGCTAATTACTTcacagctttattaataaatagaTAGCAGATGACGGCAGACAAGGACCAGCTGGACTATTTCAACTGGCCATCTGTCTTTGTGTCTGGTTCTCTACCAGTTTGGGTGGATGAGCAAACAAATTCTCAATACTTAATCTAATGACCAGGCTCCTTCCCATGTCctaccaccaagctttgtaataattcaATCTCAAATACACCCCAGAGAATTTCAGCCCAGCAAATCTTGCATTTGTAGGAGCCTTGCATTGCTGAGGGttgggtggttgtttttttttttttaacacaaactATATTCCTGTAAAAGTGACAGAGAGCACGGACAATCATTTCTATTTTAAGGATGATGAGATATTGCTTGTACCAATGACTGTATTTACGTACAGCACTGTAAACTGCATTGGGCTTCTGTTTGGTGAAACACGATTCATAAATACATAAGTAAGCACAGAGGAGCCTGAGCTGCGAGTATGGGAAAGTAAAATCGAGATCAAGCAGGGTCTGTGGGAATACATCGGGAAAGGAACGTGGACCTTGCTGCTTTTGGGGGCCTTTTCTTCTATGCTAACAGCAGAAATAGATAAGAAAGCTCCAGCTGATCTTTTCAAAagctgacatcatcagaaaggtCCTAATGCGACGACATCGCAGCCTCCTGGATGAATCTGTGTAGGCTCTGCATTACGTTTCCTTTCATCCCTGCAAGCAACTCAAAACATTTGCTGTGCCAGCCCTGGTATCTCAGCATTGTGAAAGCCGATTTTGTAAGCTGATGCTTCTCCTTTCATTTTCACCTCCAGGGGCCTCTCTTCTCCCAGAGGCCACTCATGGACTCGCCTCCGCCTGGGGCCCTTCCATCTTTCTGCTTTGCCCTGAATATTTAATTTCTAGTAATGACCCTCTGAAGAATATTGACAGCCTTTTCAGGGGAACTAAGAGCACCTGGGAGGGATGCAgtgcatgaaagagagaaagagcaagTCAGGCGAAAGAGATGGAGAGGAACAGAGAGAAACAAAGGCAAGGGAACAGACAGAGAAAAGCAGAAAGGAAGGTTGTCAGAGGGCGACAACGCTGGAGCACTCTCTCAAGGAACACTCAGCTGGGAGCAGGATGCAGCAGTTTGGAGCACTTCAGTACTAGAGCAGTACTACAGGGCACCAATAACGTTTTACAGCATCCCCCTCCTCAACAGGCATTTGCTTTGCCTTTCAAATAGCAATGCCTAGGAAAGGCACATGTGCCACGCCTTCCACCCAAGACTTTGGAATTGACACCGGATGCCACCTACAGGGCAAAATGTAACTGACCAAAATTTAAATTCTGTGCATTCTATGATCCTCAAGTatcaaatgatgcaatcagagaccacgaaaatgtggcagaaagatacagaaatagtccgttttgtattgggtgccactggcccGATTAAAATGAACTTCCAGGTGCATCTAGACAAGTTGCCCATGCATAGAGCCCTCTAAGAACGCCAGAAGGAAGCTCTCGTCAGTACCATGCAAGCATGaggaagggcattagcagtgaatCTGAGTCTGAGATCAGACTCAACAAACCCTGGCTTACAAGTGAGGCTCACTCTGTCAAGGTGTGTGCAGAatcaacccatttggagacattaccccaGAAATCACCCCTCAACAGGCATGGGAAGGCAAGAGTGGCGCATGTCATGGCCCTTGGGGAGGTTCACAGACAGACCAGATGggagctggacccccaggaataGTAAAATCTCATTTAAATAAAAACACCCAACTAATTGCCCTGCCCGGTCTCTCTCATCTACCTTCCCTTTCAAAGAGCAAAGGGCTCGCATCCTCCGACAGAGAAAAACCAGGCATGccctatggggaaaaaaagcatttCAATAATCTGACAGTTTGGGGCCTCCATGGGACCATCAACAGGCTGAGACCGAAACACTggattattaaaatgtattaaatgtatTCCAACAttgaaagcctttttttttttttttttttactttaaatgtaTCTATACAAGCATTCATGTATGAACAATAAGTGATGAGCGATTCACTATCTTATAAAGCCATCATAATCAGGTTTTAGGCGAATACCTGTGATACCACTCTTTAGGCAAAACTATAATCACATTGGAGAGGAACAGATAGCCAAGCAAAGCTCAATCTGAGAGAACAGTATTGGACATGCACTCTTCAAACTGTGCAACTTCAGGGTTTAAATAGAGATGTTGAATGCAATGCTGCTGTTTGAAGATTTTTAATAATGCCATTTATAAGAAAGTGTATTAAGCACAGTTGATATGCTGCCATGCGTGCGTTTTCAACTTTTCTGAGAAATAAAGTTAATGGAATCTGAGAgataaatattcagccactgagcaggATATTGAGTGGCAGAACTGAATTAAATATACCCAGGCAagtcagagttagccggatgtaaggaaaccggctaactttagatctgcccTATAGCGCATTTAGAGTTAAccagttaaccggctaactccgtTCTTCCCCGGAACACCTACCTTCTGCCCCAGGATCGCCCCTGACTTACtagataagccttttaaatatgcagctaagccatttagatggataactttcccgttatcagtctaaatggcttttgaatatgtaccccataATATATGATGTGACTAAATAAAGCGATGGAGGAAATTCGTCACCAATGCTCCCTTCTGTGAAGATGGCAGATTCATGGCGATTCCAATTGTGGGttaaaaaaatgctgaaaattgaaacaataaagtaaaaaaacTTTAGCTCAGCATTTATTGAGAATTGGTAATGGTCTTAATTAGAAATATGTATAAAAATGCTTCTTTTACTGATCTCCattgacatttttatttcagttcaaGTTTATGAACATTGATAATTTCTCCTGATGAAGATATGCAAAACACGATCAagatttataaatgtatttatttgatttatattcagtCTTTCAGACACTATAAAAGGTAAGTTACAAGTTTTAACTAGATGCAGGACAGTGGCAGTTCTTGATCAGTAATGGGAGTCCTACAACctgtggatgggcaaactagacAGGCCAAATGGGCTTTTTCTGCGGACATGTTTCTATGTACAGTCTGATGGCTTTAAGAGTCATCAACAATGGCAAGTAGCTGTGATTGTGTCATAATGTTTAGCCCACTGCAATGTGTTGTTGATAATACTAGGAAAATATGCATTTGTAGAAATGCAGCTCTTCATGTGGCTGGCCTGATCATCCTGGGGTGAATCTGATGTGCTCTCCCACGGCATTCCTTGCAAATGGCCCAGAGGACGTGTCACCCTCCTCAGTGCACTCTCAAGGGGCCCTGGAGGAAGCAAAAAGACAGAAAACTCGGCTCCTGCTCTTCCTGTCTCCCTCACTGCGGCCGTCGTACTGATGCCTGTGACAGCGTGGGGCTGGTGGACAGGAGAGGGCAGGGACTCACTTCCCAGCAATGCAAATGGACAGAAAAGTCTTGAAGTTGGAAAACCATTTGCTGTGTCTGAAGTCTCCGGAATTTCAACAGCTGAGAATTCCCAGCCCAGTGCACATCACTGCCACATGGGGCTTATTGCTAGTTAACATGGTAgccccactgctgagagcagtgCTGCTTGCTGCTAGGACGCTACCAAATTGCCTTATCCCTGAATCAGTCTCTTGAAAAATGTTTATAACCTTGTGACACAAATGATTTAAAGCTAtgaattttgatttaaaaaaaacaagttacAAACCCCATTCATTTTGTGATTCTCATCCAGTTCTTTTATAGCTGACCCTGCCATGGGATATCACACTGCAGTTCATTTAAAATGCTAGGGGCTTGCTACACAGCAATGTGTACTGTCCGTCTATTTTTTCACCCAAAGGCAGGTTCCTTCTTCCATGGATTaaaaggaagcagcagcagtgaagtcTACGGAATGTGACTGAAAagcatttgggttttttttaatcattttttttttttttccattttggttcctgttgcATAAACAAGAAACTCCACGGCTTCCAGGCCACAGAAGCCAATGATTTGCGTAATCTCACTGAGAGGCAGATCGGAGTGGCACTCGGCTCGTCTGTACCACTACAGCAGCCAGAGGGCTCTGGGCAGGTAAGAAGCTCTCATCCAgagactgaaataaaaaaaaagtcagataaTCAGCAAGAACCTGCCACACGTGGTACCGAAGGGTTCTGTTCACCTGTCCTTGGCTCAGCAAggtcccatgaagaacagaattGCGGCAATGGGTCCTGTGAGCCTGCCCTTCCAAACCTCATCCAGAGCTTCTAAGCACGGCGCGGGAAAGAGGACACGGAGCCTCGtcatgtcttcagccttgcctttccCACCACTCCTGTCACGTGACAAAGGGAAAACGGCTACTGAAAGGACCGTACGTCACATCCCCAAGACACTGTATCTACCACCAGGCCATCTTACAGAGCAGGCCGTGCTCCGGAGGGGCCCTTCACCCCCTCAGTAAGCTTCATTTACCATTCGCGTCGTTAAGCAGAGAGAATGCAGCCGAGGATGACTTCCCTTCACGTTTTCGGCAAACTCCACCTAGCTTTGTGCCAGATGAGGAGCATGGTACGGCTGGAAGCCTCCTCTCGGCATCACAGTGCTGTGCTTTGCTGCACTGGCAGGCAATCATTTCTCAGTCAGCTGCAATCTGTCAACAGTGCCATATGGCAGCTTAAAACGATACCAGGCTAATTACATTAACCGTGATGTATACCCATGGTTTGGCAAGACATCCTCAGGATAAGGCACAGATAAGGTCCTTGGCATGTGTGGCAACACTTGCTTCAAACGATGCCAGTCCGGTTTTTTTTAAGCTGTCACTAAATGCTCCTCAAAGGACCCGACGCCATTCCTAGCGGCTGCTGacgggaaaacaaaaaaaaaaaaaagttcagctcTCATTCTGAGGGGTTTGGGTTTCTAACCTTCCTCCGTGACGCAGGAGTCCTGGATTCTACGACAGGCTGGTAAGATCGCTGCAGTACAAGAAACAGAGCAAACTGGGCATAGTATGGCAGTGCCACATACTAATTTGCTATAGGAGATGGACACCATGGTTTTCTTTCCTCTCATTTGATTGCGGTTATTAAGTCCAAGCGAGTTTCCTGGACATGGCCTGTTTGAAGCCCGCGGGGTCCGTGTCCCCGGGGCGCAGCGACGCCTCCAGGCTGACCAGCAGGTCCTGGTGGCACTCGCGGATGTTGACGGGATACCTGGCCCTCACAAGCTCGTAGGCGGCCAGCAGCCTCATGCCGCGCTTCACCATCAGGTACTGGATGACACAGGTGGGGGCCAAGGAGTAGCCGTCGCGGCAGTGGACCAGCACCCGCTTCCTCTTCTCAGCCGAGGCCTGGATGCAGTCGTTGATGTCGCTGAAGGAGCGCTGCCGCAGGGTGCAGCACTCGCCGCCCGGGGGCCCCTGCAGGTCCACCTTTAGGCGGGACCAGCTGTGACGGACGGCCCGCGTGCAGGTGCACGGGACGACGGCCAGACCCTGCCCGCTGGCCAGGCTGCTCATGTCAATGATGCTGTCGATGCCGTTCCTGCACAGAGACTGCCCGCTGTAGGCCGCCAGCAGGTTGCCCAGGTAGATGCAGTCCGTCACCCTGGAGATGATGGGCTCGGAGAAGTGGACGGGCTCCGCTCGGCGCCGCTCTGCCAGCTCTCCCTTGGCATCCTCTGCCTTCGAGTCCCCTCGCCGGCCGTAGCTGCAGAGCCTCCTGGAGCCCGAGCGGAAGGGGGCACTGGAGTTGGAGCTGCTGCTCGAAGGGGACGGGGAGAAGCGGCTGGGGGAACTGGCCTTGCTGAGCGGTTCCAGAGGTCCGGACAGGGTGGGACTAAACGGCGTGTTGGGTCTGGAGGTGCAGAAGAGAGATGCTCGCTCTAGGGAGCCTGTACTGCTGGCTGTCCCACTGCTCTGAGCCTGCTCCAtctggagaagaaagaaaaactaTCAATCACAAAATTCAAGGAATACACTGCCCAGTAAGAAATAAGATACAAGGGGTGACTATTTCCTGGCAGCAGTATGCAACAAGCTACAATTACTCCAGCTCTTCCAGGTTTCTCTGCACTCAACAGCTTAATCAAAAGGGAAGCTAGCCTGGTATTATGAGGACCCCTAGTGGTGACCAGAGGAAGCAAACACTGCTAAAGGGAAATGCATCTTTCAAATTGTGCACGTTACTGCtttatggggccgatgtaataaggtgcgctgaagctgccacaGCTTTGTGAGCGGCTAATCATGCGTTTGCCCGTGCAAAGCCTTATATGGATATGGAATAAGAGTTCTGTGCGCGCGCTTGCTGACCCGTGTTTTTTCTGCGAgagcatgctaatggcatgcaaaggagctGATTATCTATTCACGGCCAACGCAGGGAGCGGAGCTAGAAGATAGAAATGCCAGCGCGGGCTTTTTAATGCAGGATTTTTTGGCGTCACAGTCACGGCACGAGATAAGTGATAGCACCAACTCGGGGGCCATTTCATTCCATTGCTTGCAgtggtgtggtgtggttgtgtgtccAGGCAGCTCTGATGTTATCACTGGTATGGAGATTTCTAATTTTGTCTGGCTGCTCCTGATGCTGTGGTATATCCTGCGGCTTTGTCAAAGGATGACAGCAACGGTAGGTGACAGATTTCATGGCATGTGGTGTGAATCATCACCCattaaaatatttgccatgttttctgcagaatTATGTGAATATTTTTAGAAATATGTGCATTCCTACTCCAGGGTCATACTTTTGCTAAGAAGGAAGACCCAGTTGCTCACCACATTTGCTTTTATGCACGGATTATTATTACATAGCACCTTGCCGCGCGTCTGTAAGCACGCGTCTCTTCGTGACTGCGCGGATTTGGGCACGCAAGtcatttgcattatttttttatttttttttacatctcgcGGAGGTGCCAGCTTTAGCCGCGCGCAGTGATCAAAACCCACGCTCACAACTAGCGCCTGTTTCGccacgggtcttattacattggcccctatgGGAGGTGGAAAGAAGAAAACAGTAACGGAGTTTAAAGAGggctgggataagtacagaggatttatttatttaaaaatgtttttattccaCTTATAAACTACAAATCGTGCTCAACAGATTACATAAATCTAGATCAATACAATCAATAGTTGCTAAAAGTGGGTAGAGCAGAAAGCATAATCTAGCAAGATGTTACGTGTTTGTAGGGCTGTAGTGGCCTGAATCAAAGCTGCCAGAATAAAtgcactcctgggggaattctgcacacacaaaCTTAAAATGCTGCAAACTTTATACATGAcggtctttaagtaattaatataaaatgtaatacagaaaagttattacttaaagatgcagaattttaaatattttgagcagaatttcccctAGAAGTTCGCTGtagagtgtctcttccaccctttctccctactcccctggccagtctcctttcactttgccttctcaggccccaactcctccacctgccactctatctccactcccagaattTGACCCCTCTTCTCAGTactaccctctctctcacacacacatacatgttccctctctctgtggagcacatacacaccccctcatacaggctccctctctctcacacatacacaatcccttcaaacaagctctctctctctcacacacacaaacacacacacacagacaccctcacacaggctccctttctcacaaacacacaccctcacatacacacaatctgcttttccacacacaccagctcccaatctctcacacatatacacactgctTCCCAATCtcttcacataggctccctctctacCTCACCTCCCAGGCTCACAgtcttacatacacatacacacacacacacacacacacacacactctctctctctctttcaccaggGCCTGTTCCATCTTCACCACGAGCGGGACGGCCTCCACTCTTGGCACACCAAGGCCCTGATCCTTCTTTGCTGTGAGGACGGCCTTTGTTTGAGGCACGCTGAGGCCTGCCAAATTGTCCGCAGGAGGGGAGTTCTGTGCGAATTCGGTGCTCCagagtagcacagaattcccccagtacTAATAAATGGTAAAATGGtcaaaataaaatgttagaaGTCCTATAGTGCTAACACAGACATCCACCTGACAGGCCGCGATGGCAGAACTGACTAGtaactgggtctgtctggcaggatgCAAGCTCTGTGATAACTGGAAGCcctagtggaaatgcaggcacTCACATAGCCGGGGCTGTCTGGCAGGGGATCTAGGAGGCCAGATGTCTGGGAAACAGCCACACTAGTATTGCCAGCTATTTAAATTTTTACAAAGCCTTGTCATTAGGCATgggaaaaaagtgtgtgtgggagggaaccACATGGGGATCGCTTAGGCAATTCTACCCAAGCTGGTGAattacaaagaaggaagacaaaaagACAGTCCTGGGTAAGGAGAAACCTAGCAGGTGAGCACACTCTGTGGccggcagctgggatgtatccttagcagtgaggacagaataactgggcagacgggACGGGCCaaatggcctttttctgccgtcatttactatcaGGACCAGATTTAGGCaaaggcaactgcctagggtgccaaatatccaggccaaagaggagccaGCGTCTGCCTGCTTTAGGACCAGGGGCCGGCACAGCGTCAAAGTGGTGCTGCCATGGCACCAAAACCTAAACTCCAGCCCCGTTTACTGCGTCATTATGAACGCACTGCACAGGCCCAGTGAATGCCTGCTCGGGAAGGAGCACCGCTCATCCACCGGCAAAGACAACTTTCAGGAACCAAGCAGGATGAGGTCCGGCGAGGCGCAAGCACTGACCCCCTCCAGGGAGAGGGtaacttttcccctcccccccccccggccccctcTCAATGATTTGCTTCCAGCTGGCTCTGCCTCTCATTCGAGATGTCACTTTGGTGTGGCCTTACCGAAGGTGACGCCCTGGAAGCAGCCAGGCTAAGGCGGGCTGCAGGGTTAGGTCCCCAATATGCTCATGTAGGAACAGCCATGACTTGGCTATGTAAGAGCTTTTTAATCTACCCAGGACCCCAGCGGGCTCTGCATGTCAATTCTTCCAAGTCAGGGGGGTGAAAGTGCACAGAGTGTTTCcgagaggaagaagggaggataTTCCGAGCCGTGCTGAAGCGCcgggaaaaaaagagaaactccGGGGATGTCCCACGCCACAACCGCTACAAACTGGTCCCCAGCCTGGCTCCGACATCCCATGAAGAGACAAAGCAACGGAGGAGCGCCTCTTTCCTTTCGTcctgctcttttctttttttttcagcttctaGATCAACAGGAACCATGGTAGGGACGGCTCTCTCACTCCCCGACTCCTCGGGgcttgcaggctctctctctccatctctcgtGAGGCTCACCCTCGCTTCCCTCCAGGAAAGCTCATTCTCTATTTCTCCACTCCCTCCTTGATGCTCgctgtctctcccccccctcccccccacacctcaATGCTcgctcccctcttcctccccccggGCTCCTCTCTGTGCTTTTTCCTCCTGATTGTGATGGGGCTCACCGGGACCAGCGTATGGATCAGCTGCTGCATCCCTGTAACAGGATAGCTGTAATTTGATTTTTGCCACGAGAGGAGAGACGGCTGCGACCACAGGATGGGCTGAATTTCTAAACAGGTTACCaccctgaagcagctgcctcgGCGAAATGCTGCCCAACGTGGCGGTTCAGTGCCTTAGACTTCACAAAAGCGCACCATGTCAAGGTAAGTTCTTTTTATTAACATAAGAACAATGTAAAAATTAAGTTTTGGTAGGTTCTTCTGAAATCATGATTCCATGTTTGTAAACACAATGCATGCTCAGCTCTGgggtcttttcctcctttaagTCATAATTCAGCCACAGCGAGGAAGTTCTTTGGTGAAAGAATATTttgatgtgtgtgtgcacacgttTCCTTTCACCTGCCCGCACACGTTTACTGGAACCCTTCGGTTTCCTGAAACCTCGGCTGCTCTGCCTTGACTAGGCCGCAAGCTTCGTGTGGCAGGGGGACTAGTTCTTACACGTATCCGTACGGCGCTGCATGCGTCCAGCAGCACacaggagagggggggagagagggaagaacaaGAGAGCCCGTTGGAGGCTCTCGGATAAGTATATATCACCTTTGCTTAGATATTTCAGGTGGACAGAGAATGGAACATTTGTAGATTAGACAAAGCCTTGGGCAAGAAACTACCGAAGGGGGTCAATATTTAAATGCTAGCCTGCTAACTTAGCGGTGATATTCAGTGACTAATTTTTatgctagccagataagtttatccagctatctttagacCTGCTcgatagcaggtctaacttatccagctaactggcagagtgttatccggctaagtggcggccATTGAATATGACAGAATATTTAAACAgcgccacttaactggataagtcgcTACTTTATCCACCTAAATggcgctgaatatcagcctccgaGAGTCTTTCCTGCTAAACCTAACTATATAGGGGAACATGgtgtgttctctgcctccacctattGATGAACAAGAATAACCTAGTCTGAACTGGCatgtcaggactcaaggaaaggaaatgaacagGTATACTTAACTTTCACCTTTACTGATGTGCGCGCAATTAATCACACATTCTACTGGTGATATTTATCAGTACTGGAGTACTACCAGTGAGCACAGCACTGTACAATACACATCACAGGGTAGGTCTCTGATTCAGAGAGCTTACAATGAGCAACTTTCAACAAGTCACACAGTGCCTAAGCAGAGAAGAGCAGGGCTGGGCTTTAAGCAGAAACCTATAACCAGCAGCACCATTAGGACGTTAGGCCAGTGAACCTTTCTCCTGGAAGCAAATACAGCAGCAAGTTCCAGCTGGAGTAGGAACTTCCCGGAGCGGAAAGAAAGTAATAGCTGCATCTCAGCTGAGGAGCAAAGGAAAGGCAGAGCCAGGCCACAGATGCAAGAGTGTTCAGTAACTGCTGCTTAAGACATAAAACCCAGGAGGAAAGGCAGCCCTCGCTTCAGTCCTTTACATCATTAACACTGATTTAAACAATGCTTCTGGCTGGGATCATGGCCCCCTCTGCCCAACAAGGTGCGGGAAAGCTGTACCTGAGACTGCAGGCTCTTGTGCCAGTCCTGATCCTCGGGGCCCTGGTACTGATCACCGCCACCCGAAGAAAGGGACAGGCAAAGTGGGCGGCGCACCCGGACAGGGAGATGCGGCGTGGAGGCTGCGCTTACGGGATGAAGGTCTGGGGCTTCATTCCTGTTCATCATCAGATTGGGGCAGGACCCTGCCACagcacagaaaacaaacaaaaaaaaaaggtgtctgTATAGCTCAGCTTTTATTATGGCAAACATCTTCACTGAGAGCCCTTCAAGAGCATAAACACCTTCAATGGAGAGAAAAGGGTTACAGCAAAGATCTCCTGTGCTACATCGAAGCTGGGCAGAGCAGCTTACTTGAAGTTCAGAACCATAATGCAGAAATGGGCAGCTCTAGCCGTGAGAGATACCAGCAAGTCTGCTTTCagagatatccacagtgaatgctGTCGAGACATACAGGATTTGCCTACATTTGATCTAAGTACCCAGGTAGCTTGCATATCTTACTTAGCAGCAAAACCAGATTTACTTGCCCCGATAGTGGGCCGGAATTCCATGCTATTTAAGAACAAATAATGTCTAAGCTAAATTCATATTATACACACATCTATTATTCTTGTTTATATCTTGCGTTGCTTTCACCGGGCCTGCTCGCATCCTGTTGATGGAAGAGCAGAGCAGTGCCGTTTTCTTAGGAAGGAAAGCTATCCCCGGGCACAGGTGATCCCACCTCTAAGAAGGGACTGGCTATGTGCGCCACGGCCACAGGTGACCTCCACtttcagggtaaaaaaaaaaattaaaaaaatctcagCATGGTGACATCACTTAGAAACTTGCCCATAATGCTGTTCCCTCCAGCCAGCCCTGGTGAATGGAAATAGAACATCACTGCTGTCTAATGCCGTGTGTCTGTCTGTGCAAGTCACCAAAAAACTGAAGGAAGCCTGAGGCCTAGCCCCCACCTCTCCTAGAGTATTGCTTCCAACCCTGCCCTGGAGGCATGCTTAGCCGgctcgggttttcaggctatctgtAATGCATATTCATgacagagatttgcatacactggagacccaCTGTAGGCAAATCTAACGCATTCATAATTATTACAGACTGGTTATAGGTATGTCTCCAAGACTGGATTGGGGCAAACACAGCCCTAGAATTTCCCTCCCCAGAACAAGGCTGAGGTGGGGTCTTCAGGGTGATGCTACAGCTGGCAGATCCAGTTCCTGTGCTAAGCTGCCCTCAGATATGTATTTTGCGACTGAGTGTCAAAAGATGGGACAGTGGTTTTTACCTGCACAAAACTGAGAGCGAGTGATGGAGGAAGGCAGTTGTAGGGAGCTTTGCAGTGTCAGGGTCTTCTGCAGCTGCTGCCCTATCGTGCCTAAAAGACAGAGGAAGAACGATTCTAATAAACACCAACTCTCATATGCCAGCTAGCGACCAGTCAGAAAATAATATGCAACAACCCTCAGGATCTTAATTACCGGATATCTGCACACAGGAGGCTAAAAGCAGAGGAGCTGACAGCTCCCCTGCAGCCAGGGCTCCCACctcattccctacagcacctcccaCTGGGAAAACGCTGGGACTGCAGGAGTCGGGCAATGTTCCCTCTA
Coding sequences within:
- the LOC115079371 gene encoding uncharacterized protein LOC115079371, which gives rise to MEAVDKWCKDFLALKLLDKKCKLKKNGATGTIGQQLQKTLTLQSSLQLPSSITRSQFCAGSCPNLMMNRNEAPDLHPVSAASTPHLPVRVRRPLCLSLSSGGGDQYQGPEDQDWHKSLQSQMEQAQSSGTASSTGSLERASLFCTSRPNTPFSPTLSGPLEPLSKASSPSRFSPSPSSSSSNSSAPFRSGSRRLCSYGRRGDSKAEDAKGELAERRRAEPVHFSEPIISRVTDCIYLGNLLAAYSGQSLCRNGIDSIIDMSSLASGQGLAVVPCTCTRAVRHSWSRLKVDLQGPPGGECCTLRQRSFSDINDCIQASAEKRKRVLVHCRDGYSLAPTCVIQYLMVKRGMRLLAAYELVRARYPVNIRECHQDLLVSLEASLRPGDTDPAGFKQAMSRKLAWT